The nucleotide window tgcggggtccatttggtcagatttaaccacaaaaataccctcatgtggggtcaatttggtcagatttaaccacaaaaaattaactgagttatggctaaaggacataacttgcaagcgtttgcaaacatcgaggacgttttctgtaattattgaagataaaggacacagtttgcaaaaAGTGACATCCATAAAGgacaatttttgtaatttactctttaaaaaaAGGGTAAAAAGAGTTGACTTAATAGCAAAGGGGAAAAATATTGTACTTGTTTCATCATTCCTGGTATAATATCATCCAATGAACCATAACCATTGCTTGAAACAAAACCGCTTTGTAGCTTTGTGTGGTCAGTCTGGACAAGAGTTGAACCACCGCCGTTTGGTCTACAGTGGCTCACCGGACCACTCAAACTACCGTAACAAGCTAGAGCCGAAGCGGCTAGTGTAGGAAGACCTTTCTGGTTTGGTAAAGATCGGTTAACATTTTGAACAACGTCACCAACTAAACCACCACCATGAGCTTCAATAGGTACAGCGACTGTTGTTGTGACGTTAGAACTAAAACCGCCGTTAATAACAGCCGGATAACTATAACTTTCACCAACGGGGATTAGATTAGAAGAAAAGTTTGGTGGTTGATTGCCACCACTCTGGTCAAGAAAGCCAGAACTATTTGAAAGAAGATTAAAAGATTCGGTGCCTGTAGAAGTCAACTTCACACCGACTTGATTTGCAAGAACGCTAATAGGATCGGTGAATGTACTAGAACCTCTAAACATCCGAGGTTCATCAATGGAAGTGTAATCAGCAAGATTGGTACCTATAAAGACTCAACGATCATCAAAAGTTCAATACGATACAATACAATGCAAAGATTATAACATCCGGGTACCTGTAAAGATTTGAGATTCTTCAATGGAATTGACATCGGTGAGTTGGGCGTTTGGTTTATTGAAGTACTGAAGTTGATCAAGATCGAAAGACGGTGGGATCCCATGAAAAAGATTCATGTTTTGGTGATTTGAAGATACAACCGGTTGTAGTTTGGTTTGGGTATGGTTTGGTTGGACGAGGGGTGGAGCCGTAAGGCTATGAAGAGACACACCCGTTGCACTGTTGAGTCTACCGAGCATGCCAGATGGCGCATACGTGGCATTTGGCAATCTTCCTGAACATGATAATGTCCTAAAATCTCCTAGTCCGTCAAGAGGGCCCATTCTCATGTAAGAAGATGCATCGTTGTTGCTTCCAAATGCAACCACCATGTTAGCTTGTTGACTGATCCTCTTTAGGTAAAGTCTATATTTCTGTATGAAGAAATCAAAATTTGCATAATTCAATTATTTCACACATGGGTATTTCATTAACTTCCAAAATACCATataattccaaaaaaaaaaaaaaa belongs to Helianthus annuus cultivar XRQ/B chromosome 5, HanXRQr2.0-SUNRISE, whole genome shotgun sequence and includes:
- the LOC110940269 gene encoding two-component response regulator ARR12 isoform X1 → MTVEEIRGGDNEIDRFPIGMRVLAVDDNPTCLKLLEGLLRKCQYQVTTTNQAITALNMLRENRNRFDLIISDVYMPDMDGFKLLELVGLEMDLPVIMLSGNGDRNLVMKGITHGACDYLVKPVRLEELRNIWQHVIRRKVESKSQSKSKHNGEKSDQGNEGGDQNEKLNRKRKDEEEDEENGNESDDPTAKKKPRVVWSIDLHRKFVAAINQLGIEKAVPKRILDLMNVDGLTRENVASHLQKYRLYLKRISQQANMVVAFGSNNDASSYMRMGPLDGLGDFRTLSCSGRLPNATYAPSGMLGRLNSATGVSLHSLTAPPLVQPNHTQTKLQPVVSSNHQNMNLFHGIPPSFDLDQLQYFNKPNAQLTDVNSIEESQIFTGTNLADYTSIDEPRMFRGSSTFTDPISVLANQVGVKLTSTGTESFNLLSNSSGFLDQSGGNQPPNFSSNLIPVGESYSYPAVINGGFSSNVTTTVAVPIEAHGGGLVGDVVQNVNRSLPNQKGLPTLAASALACYGSLSGPVSHCRPNGGGSTLVQTDHTKLQSGFVSSNGYGSLDDIIPGMMKQEQGATVLMNGEFGYNPYIAPDRDYDDEPR
- the LOC110940269 gene encoding two-component response regulator ARR12 isoform X2 — encoded protein: MTVEEIRGGDNEIDRFPIGMRVLAVDDNPTCLKLLEGLLRKCQYQVTTTNQAITALNMLRENRNRFDLIISDVYMPDMDGFKLLELVGLEMDLPVIMLSGNGDRNLVMKGITHGACDYLVKPVRLEELRNIWQHVIRRKVESKSQSKSKHNGEKSDQGNEGGDQNEKLNRKRKDEEEDEENGNESDDPTAKKKPRVVWSIDLHRKFVAAINQLGIEKAVPKRILDLMNVDGLTRENVASHLQKYRLYLKRISQQANMVVAFGSNNDASSYMRMGPLDGLGDFRTLSCSGRLPNATYAPSGMLGRLNSATGVSLHSLTAPPLVQPNHTQTKLQPVVSSNHQNMNLFHGIPPSFDLDQLQYFNKPNAQLTDVNSIEESQIFTGTNLADYTSIDEPRMFRGSSTFTDPISVLANQVGVKLTSTGTESFNLLSNSSGFLDQSGGNQPPNFSSNLIPVGESYSYPAVINGGVPIEAHGGGLVGDVVQNVNRSLPNQKGLPTLAASALACYGSLSGPVSHCRPNGGGSTLVQTDHTKLQSGFVSSNGYGSLDDIIPGMMKQEQGATVLMNGEFGYNPYIAPDRDYDDEPR